AACTGAGATCAATAATCTCAAAAGTTCAAATATTACtataaaacaagaaattttatgttttaaaattgataaacaCTTTTATCATGATACTCCATTTGAATAGGAGCAACCTCTTATTTCTGAGAAAACTGAAGAGAAACCTTCAGAAAATCAGATTGCTTTAATTCGTCGTTCTATTCCCCCTAAATGGTTTTTACGTGTTAATATTGTTGTTTgtcatgaatttaaattttctgTTGTTGCTATGATTGATTCCGGATCGGATATGAATTGTATCCAAGAAGGATTAGTACCTAGTAAATACTATGAAAAATCTGCTGAAAGATTATCTGCGGCAAATGGATCCCAGATGAAGATCACTTATGAGCTCAACAATGCTCATGTTTGTcatgttttaaaattctttcTATTTTAGTCCAAAATATGTCCCACAAGGTCATATTAGGAATTCTTTTTATCTCTGCTATATATCCTTTTATTTATGTTAAAGATTGAATCACTACTGATCCTTTTGGACAAgtgaaatttaaatttgtttcaaaatttgaaattgacacTGATAAGAGTTTAGAATCTTTGTTTTCAGCAAAAAACCAACATTTGAATTTCTTCCAGCAGGAAATCAAATTCAAAAAGATTTCTAAACAATTGTCTAGTCCCCTACTTCAATCAAGAATTGCTGATTTTAACAAACGATTGATTTTTGATGTTTGTTATGATTTTCCAAATGCATTTTGGCATAGGAAAAAACAAGTTTCTTTACCTtatgttaaaaaattttttgaaaaaaatattacaactaaagcTCGccctattcaaatgaatagtgagactttagaattttgtaaaaagaaatcaatgatttacttgataaaaaaattattagaccCGTAAGTCTCCCCTGGTTATGGTGGCattcaaaaacaaattatttcacCAGGCTCATCTGAACAAATTGTTCGATTCCATTGAATCATGCACAACATAATTATAGtcctatttaaaaataaatactagCTATAGTActatgcatttctaaattttaaagtgattaattaaaaaaaagtttagaaaaagatggtcaaaacattgcatcaaaacATGTTTTTGCccgatggcaagctattttaagtgtatttgattttgatattgaataTATTAAAGGTTTAGCCAATTCTATTCCTGATTTCCTTACCTGTGAATTTTTGCAGCAACCATGAGCAAGGAAAAGGACAAAGGAAAACAGATCGTTGTAGAACCACCAAAACCTGTTTCAACCAAACCTGGTTCACCTATTGAAATTGCTAATAGATTTACTACTTTAGGTAGTACCTCAAAACCTGCTTCATTTGCTTCAACTGTTTCCACCACATACATCAAAAAAATGTGTTCATGGAATCTGTTCTATATTGAATCTAACCGATCAATAGATGCAGACCCATACAAAATTGCTACCAGATATTTTCCTCCAAACTTTCACTGGATCCCGGAGAATCTAATGAAGAATCTCCAATATTACTGCAGTATTCTGATTCTCACTAATTCCCTTGTTATAAAACCAATCTATGATCAAACTGACAGCTCCAAACAAATTTCTCATAGTGCTTATATTTCCCAACTCATCACTGAAGAAGATTGGGGTGCACACTCCTCTACTTCTAAACAACTCCTTGATTCTGATATAATCTacaattattatgattatatcGATGCCTGGTTCAAATTTATGTTGTTCCAAACCCCTGAAATGTCTCATTCATGGATTCTTAACTTTGACAAAAAATTCAAAGGAAAGTTTCCATTATGGTTCAACAAATGGTGGCATGAATTTGGCCTCATTCCTGAAATTTTCCCTGAAGAGCTTCAACAAGCTTTTAAATGCTTCCAAAATGAAATTCCTGCAAGATTGGATAGATATATGGCAAAATTTCCATATTCTCTTCACTTTTGCAAATGGTTCAAAACTCCATGGATCTTAAAATGGTCTTATGAAAAAAATGGAGATATGTTAATGAGATACACTTTTGTCAAGTGGTGGGACAAGTTCCCTCACATGCAAAACATTATTAACTCTGTTATAAAAGAGTTCTCACAGGCTGCTCCAGATCTAAAGAACTCTGAAGATTTTCTTGCTATTGACCGATCATCGCTAATCCAGGCACCAGCTGTTTCAACAAAAGAGAAAGCAACTGCTTCCTCTTATGAGAAATCTGTTAAATGCTCTAAATCCAAAAAGAAGAATGT
This is a stretch of genomic DNA from Carya illinoinensis cultivar Pawnee chromosome 15, C.illinoinensisPawnee_v1, whole genome shotgun sequence. It encodes these proteins:
- the LOC122297650 gene encoding uncharacterized protein LOC122297650, producing the protein MSKEVSEEGHSHHHGKDYVDPPPAPLIDMAELKLWSFYRSLIAEFIATLLFLYITVATVIGYKKSDPCNRVGLLDVAWTFGGIIFALVYCTAGVSATMSKEKDKGKQIVVEPPKPVSTKPGSPIEIANRFTTLGSTSKPASFASTVSTTYIKKMCSWNLFYIESNRSIDADPYKIATRYFPPNFHWIPENLMKNLQYYCSILILTNSLVIKPIYDQTDSSKQISHSAYISQLITEEDWGAHSSTSKQLLDSDIIYNYYDYIDAWFKFMLFQTPEMSHSWILNFDKKFKGKFPLWFNKWWHEFGLIPEIFPEELQQAFKCFQNEIPARLDRYMAKFPYSLHFCKWFKTPWILKWSYEKNGDMLMRYTFVKWWDKFPHMQNIINSVIKEFSQAAPDLKNSEDFLAIDRSSLIQAPAVSTKEKATASSYEKSVKCSKSKKKNVLKGLTKKDLIYLLQQLVKEDNSDSDNSEASSVAPYSNCFVHDSEDTSRLSDD